From Motacilla alba alba isolate MOTALB_02 chromosome 20, Motacilla_alba_V1.0_pri, whole genome shotgun sequence, the proteins below share one genomic window:
- the STK35 gene encoding serine/threonine-protein kinase 35, whose protein sequence is LHRRGAYHRGGGAGGACRRAEPRPRRAALAAPRPGYRARGGKPGPPFPSTGPAPGRGRAPSRRPPPPPGAAVVRPARPRLAQRLKRPAARAFPPRGAAAASARAPSPARRCPARGAGGAMDGGRRGTQRMGRRRRATRRGAMAAAVAAGPGIGGGGSPRYSLLAEIGRGAYGVVYEAVSGRSGARLAVKRIRCDAPENVELALAEFWALTSLRRQHPNVVRFEECVLQRHGLGQRMSHGNKRSQLYLRLVETSLKGERILGYAEEPCYLWFVMEFCEGGDLNQYVLSRRPDPATNKSFMLQLTSAIAFLHKNHIVHRDLKPDNILITEKSGTPVLKVADFGLSKVCAGLTARGKEGGHENKNVNVNKYWLSSACGSDFYMAPEVWEGHYTAKADIFALGIIIWAMIERITFIDAETKKELLGTYIKQGTEIVPVGEALLENPKMELHIPQKRRTSMSEGIKQLLKDMLAANPQDRPDAFELETRMDQVTCAA, encoded by the exons TTACACCGGCGCGGCGCGTACCACCGTGGCGGGGGAGCGGGAGGGGCCTGCCGCCGCGCTGAGCCCCGGCCGCGCCGAGCCGCGCTGGCGGCGCCGCGACCCGGTTACCGCGCCCGGGGCGGGAAACCCGGACCTCCATTTCCGAGTACGGGGCCGGCACCGGGGAGAGGCCGAGCCCCGTcgcggcggccgccgccccccCCCGGCGCCGCGGTGGTTCGGCCCGCGCGGCCGCGATTGGCCCAGCGCTTAAAGCGGCCGGCAGCGCGCGCTTTTCCGCcccgcggcgcggcggcggcatCGGCGCGTGCCCCCTCGCCcgcgcggcgctgcccggcacgcggggcggggggggccATGGACGGCGGCCGCCGCGGGACACAAAGGatggggcggcggcggcgggcgacGCGGCGCGGGGCcatggcggcggcggtggcggcggggccgggcatcggcggcggcggcagcccGCGGTACAGCCTGCTGGCCGAGATCGGCCGCGGCGCCTACGGCGTGGTGTACGAGGCGGTGTCGGGCCGCAGCGGCGCCCGGCTGGCGGTGAAGCGGATCCGCTGCGACGCTCCCGAGAACGTGGAGCTGGCGCTGGCCGAGTTCTGGGCCCTGACGAGCCTCCGGCGGCAGCACCCCAACGTGGTGCGCTTCGAGGAGTGCGTCCTGCAGCGGCACGGCCTGGGGCAGCGCATGAGCCACGGCAACAAGCGCAGCCAGCTCTACCTGCGCCTCGTCGAGACCTCCCTCAAAG GTGAGAGGATCCTGGGCTATGCAGAGGAGCCTTGCTACCTGTGGTTCGTCATGGAGTTCTGCGAAGGGGGAGACCTCAACCAGTACGTGCTGTCCCGGAGGCCCGACCCTGCCACCAACAAGAGCTTCATGCTGCAGCTGACCAGCGCCATTGCCTTCCTGCACAAGAACCACATCGTCCACCGGGACCTGAAGCCAGACAACATCCTGATAACTGAGAAATCTGGCACCCCTGTGCTCAAGGTGGCTGACTTTGGGCTGAGCAAGGTCTGTGCTGGCCTGACCGCTCGGGGCAAGGAGGGTGGGCATGAGAACAAAAATGTGAATGTGAACAAGTACTGGCTATCCTCGGCCTGTGGCTCCGATTTCTACATGGCACCCGAGGTGTGGGAGGGACACTACACTGCCAAGGCTGACATCTTCGCCCTCGGCATCATCATCTGGGCCATGATTGAGAGGATCACCTTCATTGATGCCGAGACcaagaaggagctgctggggaccTACATCAAGCAGGGGACCGAGATTGTGCCCGTTGGGGAAGCGCTGCTAGAAAACCCAAAGATGGAGCTGCACATCCCTCAGAAACGCAGGACTTCCATGTCTGAGGGGATCAAGCAGCTCTTGAAAGACATGTTGGCTGCTAACCCACAGGATCGACCTGATGCCTTTGAGCTTGAAACCAGAATGGACCAGGTTACATGTGCTGCTTAA